Within the Solibacillus silvestris genome, the region TAATCCTAAAACGAACACATAGATTATGGATTTCAGTTTTTTATCCATAAGTATTTCCTCCTAAGGGAAAATTGTTATTAACTGCCTAAGACATTTTGGGATCAAGGAAATCCCGAAGTGCATCCCCAAATAAGTTAAATGCCAAAACTAGTATACATAAGGCTAAACCAGGGAAAAGCACAATCCATGGTGCACTTTCCATGTATCTACTCGCATCACTCAACATTAACCCCCAGGATGGATTCGGTGGTGGAGTTCCTATTCCAAGAAAACTAAGTGATGCTTCAGCAATAATTGTTTGACCAAAAGCAAGACTTGCCATGACAATGATTGGTGCCATCATATTTGGCAATCCATGTCTCATAATGATTCGAAATGAACCTGCACCGACCGAGCGAGATGCTTCAACATAATTAGATTCTCGGATTCTCATCATTTCCCCTCGAACAATCCTAGCAAAACGAGGTATCTCGATAATCACCAATGCTATAATTACATTTTGGATGGCAGGTCCCAACAAAGCTGCAATAAATAAAGCAAGAATTAAAGCTGGAATTGACATAATTGCATCCATTATTCTTTGAATTACTAAATCGATTACCCCACCAAAATATCCAGAAATCATTCCAATTAATGTTCCTAATACAATTGAAATAACGACTGTTACAATTCCAACAAGTAACGATATTTGTGAACCAAAAATTAGACGACTAAACACATCACGTCCTAAATCATCAGTGCCCATCACATGTTGTGAGTTTGGTGCTGCCAAAAATGCTGTACGATCTTGACTAATTGGGTCAAACGGTGCAATGAAAGGTGCAAATACAGCGACGGTGAAAACTAAAAGAATAATTAAAAGAGATATAAAGCCAATTTTTTGCGTTTGAATAAAGCGTTTACAATCCTCTTTAAATTTTTTTAAGTGTATGTTCCTGCTCGCCTTTATACTCTCTTTTGGCAACTCAGAGTCTAGTTGTATTTGAGACAAATGAATCACTTCCTTTTCTTGAAACAAGAATATTGAGGCATTTTTTATTTAGTTCTAATTCGTGGATCTACCCAACCGTACATCACATCCACCATCAAATTTACTAATAAAAACATCGCTCCAAAGACCAGTACGGTTGACTGAACAACTGGATAATCTCTCACTAATACAGTTTCAAAAATCAGACTTCCTAATCCTGGGAGTGCAAAAATGGATTCAAGTACTACAGTTCCTCCAAGCAGATATCCAATTTGTAAACCAATTAATGTAATAACTGAAATCAACGAGTTTCTAAGGGCATGTTTGAATATTACAACCGCTTCTTTCGCACCTTTTGCCCGTACCGTTCTGATAAACTCCGAA harbors:
- a CDS encoding ABC transporter permease, with protein sequence MSQIQLDSELPKESIKASRNIHLKKFKEDCKRFIQTQKIGFISLLIILLVFTVAVFAPFIAPFDPISQDRTAFLAAPNSQHVMGTDDLGRDVFSRLIFGSQISLLVGIVTVVISIVLGTLIGMISGYFGGVIDLVIQRIMDAIMSIPALILALFIAALLGPAIQNVIIALVIIEIPRFARIVRGEMMRIRESNYVEASRSVGAGSFRIIMRHGLPNMMAPIIVMASLAFGQTIIAEASLSFLGIGTPPPNPSWGLMLSDASRYMESAPWIVLFPGLALCILVLAFNLFGDALRDFLDPKMS